The following proteins come from a genomic window of Trifolium pratense cultivar HEN17-A07 linkage group LG4, ARS_RC_1.1, whole genome shotgun sequence:
- the LOC123924735 gene encoding protein arginine N-methyltransferase 1.5-like, translated as MQLWLRIPLGKPDDDSKTLQTQDDYWKIWNSFRLLSDHNSKLLVTLDNLNTMPSDNSLNHWYGEPVAAFIIHTDSFLTRDGDNPKHLSEGIQKLITYFLNHYTQIIISENQLNCSKDEESHLETNSAEDSRIHRLLPYIDQVRSIYQQMDPLSEQERSQVAFRDVLHPILQPFKEISQSMVYSEQEKDEKKYMEYKRAICQALLDRVPDEEASVITTVLVVVGAGRGALVRTSLQAANETGRKLKVYAMDRNLNALASLYKQRESMGWNDIVTVIQTDAGHWNAPEKADILVGELLGCFGDNELASEILDGTQRILKKDGISIPSSYTSFLQPVKSSKLYSAVKAKEQILTFETAFVTKMHNVARLAPCQPLFTFTHPKRSIKESNRRYRKLQFVMPDVPESTMVHGFAGYFDATLYKDVHLGTEPSKATPDVFSWDEMYFPLREPICVHRGSTLEVHFWRCCDSTKVWYEWGVTSPSTSLVHNCNARADCVWHN; from the exons GATGATTATTGGAAAATATGGAATTCGTTTCGACTGCTATCTGATCACAATAGTAAATTGTTGGTTACACTTGATAATTT GAATACCATGCCTTCAGACAACTCACTAAATCATTGGTATGGGGAGCCTGTTGCTGCCTTTATAATACACACAGAT TCATTTCTTACTAGAGATGGGGATAATCCGAAGCATCTCTCAGAGGGTATACAAAAGTTAATTACTTACTTCTTGAATCATTATACCCAG ATCATTATATCCGAAAATCAACTTAATTGCAGCAAAGATGAAGAATCTCATTTAGAAACTAATTCTGCTGAAG ATTCACGGATACATCGTCTACTACCTTATATTGATCAAGTTAGATCTATATACCAACAAATGGACCCTCTCTCTGAGCAAGAACGTTCACAG GTTGCTTTCAGGGATGTTTTACATCCAATCTTACAG CCTTTTAAGGAAATTTCGCAGTCTATGGTCTATAGCGAGCAAGAGAAAGATGAGAAGAAATACATGGAG TACAAAAGAGCAATTTGTCAAGCTTTGTTGGATAGGGTTCCAGATGAAGAGGCATCTGTGATTACCACA gTATTGGTTGTTGTTGGTGCAGGTCGTGGGGCTCTTGTGCGGACATCACTACAG GCTGCTAATGAAACTGGGAGGAAGCTGAAAGTTTACGCTATGGACAGGAATCTAAATGCACTCGCTTCCCTTTAT AAACAGCGTGAATCAATGGGTTGGAATGATATTGTTACCGTAATCCAAACTGATGCGGGACACTGGAATGCCCCGGAGAAAGCTGACATATTG GTTGGTGAATTACTAGGTTGTTTTGGTGACAACGAGCTGGCTTCTGAAATCCTTGACGGAACCCAGAGGATTCTAAAAAAAGATGGAATTTCAATACCATCTTC GTATACAAGTTTCCTCCAGCCAGTGAAATCTTCGAAGTTATATAGTGCA GTTAAGGCAAAAGAACAGATTTTAACCTTTGAAACTGCTTTTGTAACAAAGATGCACAATGTTGCTCGCCTTGCACCATGTCAACCT CTGTTTACCTTTACTCATCCAAAACGCTCTATCAAAGAAAGCAACCGGCGGTATAGGAAATTGCAATTTGTGATGCCTGATGTCCCTGAGTCAACAATGGTACATG GATTTGCTGGATACTTTGATGCAACTCTTTACAAGGATGTGCATCTTGGAACTGAACCCTCTAAAGCTACGCCAGACGTGTTCTCTTG GGATGAAATGTATTTTCCATTAAGGGAACCTATTTGTGTGCATCGTGGCTCTACCCTAGAAGTACATTTCTGGCGCTGTTGTGATTCTACAAAG GTTTGGTATGAGTGGGGTGTTACATCTCCTTCTACATCTCTAGTTCACAACTGTAATGCACGTGCAGACTGTGTATGGCATAATTGA